One Bacteroidales bacterium DNA window includes the following coding sequences:
- the vanZ gene encoding VanZ family protein → MVLPKLVKRYGAAIAWGIGILVLTGIPGQDIPRIPEFLVAPDIIVHFFIFSGFAFLLMRSFSKENNWSRSRIISISLITALCLGGLTEILQWGVFINRTGSLGDFLVDSLGSVAGLFTFRFCKGFFQ, encoded by the coding sequence ATGGTGCTTCCGAAGCTGGTGAAACGCTATGGAGCCGCCATCGCGTGGGGAATCGGTATCCTTGTCCTTACCGGGATACCGGGGCAGGATATACCCAGGATTCCTGAATTCCTGGTTGCACCGGATATAATTGTGCACTTCTTCATTTTTTCAGGTTTTGCTTTTCTTTTGATGAGGAGCTTTAGTAAAGAAAACAATTGGAGTAGAAGCAGAATTATATCCATATCCCTGATTACAGCACTTTGCCTTGGCGGGTTAACTGAAATCCTTCAGTGGGGCGTCTTCATTAACAGAACAGGCAGCCTGGGTGATTTCCTGGTTGATTCACTTGGCAGTGTGGCTGGTTTATTTACATTCCGCTTTTGCAAAGGGTTTTTTCAATAA
- the gcvH gene encoding glycine cleavage system protein GcvH: protein MNIPENLYYTKEHEWLALNGDEGTVGVTDFAQHQLGDVVFIEVNTIGEAVATGEAFGTIEAVKTVSDMFAPVACEILEYNENLSDNPELINKDPYGEGWIVKVKIQDVNEIKELLSAADYQKLVEA, encoded by the coding sequence ATGAATATTCCTGAAAATCTTTATTACACCAAAGAACACGAATGGCTTGCCTTAAACGGAGATGAAGGCACTGTAGGAGTGACCGATTTTGCACAGCATCAGTTAGGGGATGTTGTATTCATTGAGGTGAATACCATCGGCGAAGCTGTTGCTACCGGCGAAGCTTTTGGAACGATAGAAGCAGTAAAAACGGTCTCTGATATGTTTGCTCCTGTTGCCTGTGAGATTCTTGAATACAATGAGAACCTGTCAGATAATCCTGAATTGATCAATAAAGATCCATATGGTGAAGGCTGGATCGTTAAGGTAAAAATCCAGGATGTTAATGAAATCAAGGAGCTGCTTTCAGCGGCTGATTATCAGAAACTGGTAGAAGCATAA